Genomic DNA from Candidatus Peregrinibacteria bacterium:
GAGAACGAAACCACATGAGCTCTTTCCATTTTCCATTTCATAATATTCTTTTCCTGCTATACTCTTCGAGCGTCTTTTTCTGATTTTCATGAAGCGGAACATTCTTTTCTCGAGTTTTTTTATCTGTGCACTTCTTTCTTTCCCGAATACAAGTGCGGCAAAAGCGACTATCGATTTTGAAAAGATGCTCCCAACGGTGATGATCACTTCTGGTGATTACACAAAAAATGAAGGTGTTCAATTTTACGTATCGGGATCTGCGACTATTATTAGTCCCGAAGGACTCATCATTACGAATAACCATGTTGTGGAAAAAGAGGAAGATAAGGCATTCTCTGTATTTTTTATATGCATCACTTTTGATCCTGCCGAAAAACCAATTTGTGAATATACTGCTTCGCTCCTTGCTCGAAATCGAGATATGGACGTTGCTCTTCTCCAAATACACAAGCAAGATATTCGGGGAAAAGAGATTCCGCTTCTGAAATTTCTTCCATATTCTCCAAAAAAAGAACTGAAAGAAGGAGATGATATTATTGTTCATGGATATCCGGGAATAGGAGGAGAATCAATTACCATCACCAAAGGACAAGTCAGCGGATTTGAAGAAAAGAATCAGCTGAGATACTTCAAAACAGATACTCTTACGAGCTATGGAAATTCTGGCGGAACGGCACTTTCTGAGGAAGGAGATTTTGTGGGAATTCCGACATATGGTATTTCAGCAGACGCGACAGATTTGGGGTACTTCTTGGATATTCATGAAGCAACGAGTTTTATAGAGGAACACATGAAAGATCCGCCAGCGTATGTCGAAGCAGCGTATGCAGAAGTCCGCAGAAAATTGATCTTGAAAAATGATGCAGAAGATACGAGAACATATACGCATCCGTATTATCCGAAATTCACAGTGAAAATTCCTGAAAGTTGGGAATTTTACAAAATATCGCGGTATAACATCGTAATGGGATCGAAAATCGACACTGAAAATTATGCAATTGATATCACTCTCAAAGATTTTCCATTCGAAGTTACCAAAGAATATTTACAAGAACGAGTTTTTAAAAAATTTGAAAAGAATAAAGAACAGTACAAAAATTATGAGCGTGTGGAGGAGGTCTTCCAAGGCGTTCATGCGTATCGCATTTCCTATCTCTACTGGGATCAAAAATCGATGAACTACATTATTCCCTATGGAAGTTCTTTGATATTTATTTCCTATGAATATGATCTCAAAAAAGAAGAAGAGGCTCTCCAAAAATACGCGTCTCTTTTTACGACATTTTCATTCCTGGATCAGCCAATTGTGCAAAACCCTGTACAGACGCTCACTCGCAAAACGCCTGCTTTTTCTCTCGGGACAGCTCCAGGGTGGTATCTCCATGAAAATAAAGACCCATCAGATGAAGATTTTATCGTTGAATTCCTCCGCAAAGAAGATGTAGAAGCCGATATTACCGTCTTTCATCAGAAGCTTTCTGAATCTGAGAAAAAACTTTCTCAGGAGGAATTTCTAAAACACCTCTTGGAAGCTCATAAATGGGAATCGAATTTCCGGCTGGTGAGTAAAAATGACAATGTCGTCTTGGACGGTCTTCAGGGGGTTTCTCTTACCTATCTCTACGAAGGCGAAGATTTTGGAAAAACACGAAAAACGAGCAAAATTTACGCTTTTGATGGGAAAGATGCGTATATTTTTGTCTATGATGATCTCGATACGAAGTATGATGAAAATCTGGAAAGTTTTCGCGAAATTCTTCTTTCCTTTCAAAATCAGAATGAAAAAGTTCGTGGTACCAAGGGGAATTTTTCGATTGGATCACTAAATTATGTATTTTACGATATCTCATATCACCGCTATGAACAGTCCATTTCCAGAATGAAAGATAAGGGGATTTTTGAAGGATATGAAGATGACACTTTTCGTCCCGAAAAAAAGATTTCGCGCGGAGAAGCTTTAAAAACGATCCTTCTTGCAAGAGCCATCGGAAAACAAAAAAAAGGAGATGATGCGATGATGAAGGAACTTGATCAGTATTCCGAAAAAGCATTTTTTAAGTTTGATTTCTTTGACACGAGACCAATTCAGTGGCTTCGAAAATATGTGAGGTTTGCTCAAAAAAACAATATTATTCAGGGAATGTCTGATACATTCTTTCATCCAGAAGCATCTGTGACTCTTGGCGAAGCATGCAAAATCCTCCTCACCACAAATGAAATTCCCGTGTGGGATATAGAAAAAACAGAATTTAAGGAACTGGTTCCATGGTATAAGCCATATCTCGACAAAGGATTCGAAATTGGTATCATCCCCGAAGGTCTCTATGATGCGAGTTATGAACTCACAAGAGGTGAACTCGCTTTTATGGTAGACG
This window encodes:
- a CDS encoding trypsin-like peptidase domain-containing protein — encoded protein: MKRNILFSSFFICALLSFPNTSAAKATIDFEKMLPTVMITSGDYTKNEGVQFYVSGSATIISPEGLIITNNHVVEKEEDKAFSVFFICITFDPAEKPICEYTASLLARNRDMDVALLQIHKQDIRGKEIPLLKFLPYSPKKELKEGDDIIVHGYPGIGGESITITKGQVSGFEEKNQLRYFKTDTLTSYGNSGGTALSEEGDFVGIPTYGISADATDLGYFLDIHEATSFIEEHMKDPPAYVEAAYAEVRRKLILKNDAEDTRTYTHPYYPKFTVKIPESWEFYKISRYNIVMGSKIDTENYAIDITLKDFPFEVTKEYLQERVFKKFEKNKEQYKNYERVEEVFQGVHAYRISYLYWDQKSMNYIIPYGSSLIFISYEYDLKKEEEALQKYASLFTTFSFLDQPIVQNPVQTLTRKTPAFSLGTAPGWYLHENKDPSDEDFIVEFLRKEDVEADITVFHQKLSESEKKLSQEEFLKHLLEAHKWESNFRLVSKNDNVVLDGLQGVSLTYLYEGEDFGKTRKTSKIYAFDGKDAYIFVYDDLDTKYDENLESFREILLSFQNQNEKVRGTKGNFSIGSLNYVFYDISYHRYEQSISRMKDKGIFEGYEDDTFRPEKKISRGEALKTILLARAIGKQKKGDDAMMKELDQYSEKAFFKFDFFDTRPIQWLRKYVRFAQKNNIIQGMSDTFFHPEASVTLGEACKILLTTNEIPVWDIEKTEFKELVPWYKPYLDKGFEIGIIPEGLYDASYELTRGELAFMVDAILEKN